From Sphingobium sp. RAC03, a single genomic window includes:
- a CDS encoding LysR family transcriptional regulator, with protein MDLRLLRYFVAVADEGSFNRAADRLHIAQPPLSRAIQQLEAHVGAPLLDRASRPLRLTDIGRLLHAQALQLLARMEDVETMVKAAASSQSRRLVIGFVASTIYARLPELIREFRKAARNVELVMVESTTLEQIAALKDGRIDVGFGRIRFEDPAVRRVILRHERLIAAFPIDHPLALGDGPISLRDLADEPQIIYPRAPRPSYADQVISLFRDHAIEPRIVHEARELQIAIGLVAAEEGMAIVPESVRRARSHDVAFRDLAEQATSPIIMSHRPGDQSPELKLMTTIIARQYASWGYEVPAVIIENHEMSSAISAATRRV; from the coding sequence ATGGACTTGCGTCTCTTACGCTATTTCGTGGCAGTGGCGGATGAAGGCAGTTTCAATCGCGCCGCCGATAGGCTGCACATTGCACAACCCCCCTTGTCTCGTGCGATTCAGCAACTTGAGGCCCATGTTGGTGCCCCCTTGCTCGACCGGGCGAGCCGTCCGCTCAGGCTAACGGATATCGGACGCCTCCTCCATGCACAGGCGCTGCAACTGCTGGCCCGCATGGAGGATGTCGAGACAATGGTGAAGGCCGCAGCCTCCAGCCAAAGCCGTCGGCTGGTGATCGGTTTTGTCGCCTCGACCATCTACGCTCGACTGCCCGAGCTAATCCGGGAGTTTCGCAAGGCAGCCAGGAATGTTGAACTGGTGATGGTCGAGAGCACAACGCTTGAGCAGATCGCAGCGCTCAAGGACGGGCGTATCGACGTCGGCTTCGGCCGCATTCGCTTCGAGGATCCGGCTGTTCGGCGCGTAATCCTGCGCCACGAAAGGCTGATCGCCGCCTTCCCCATCGATCATCCCTTGGCGCTTGGCGATGGACCGATATCGCTGCGCGATCTTGCCGACGAACCCCAGATCATATACCCCCGCGCACCCCGCCCCAGCTATGCCGATCAGGTCATATCGCTGTTCCGCGACCATGCAATCGAGCCACGCATCGTCCATGAGGCGCGTGAACTTCAGATTGCGATCGGTCTGGTTGCAGCCGAAGAAGGAATGGCGATCGTTCCAGAATCTGTTCGGCGCGCGCGAAGCCATGATGTGGCCTTTCGCGACCTGGCCGAGCAGGCAACATCGCCCATCATCATGAGCCATCGACCTGGCGATCAATCTCCCGAACTCAAGCTGATGACTACAATCATCGCCCGTCAATATGCGAGTTGGGGCTATGAAGTACCAGCGGTTATAATCGAAAATCATGAGATGTCGTCTGCAATCAGCGCGGCAACACGAAGGGTCTAA